A genomic window from Micromonospora ferruginea includes:
- a CDS encoding DUF2795 domain-containing protein, which yields MASYSDVLEYLSALDYPAGKDDVIRAAEQEGAPADVLRALRALPPVDYANGVEVARSAGIDAAPEVDPSQRAAQARDPHTRVSQHLRGI from the coding sequence ATGGCGAGCTATTCGGACGTCCTTGAGTACCTGTCCGCGCTGGACTACCCGGCCGGGAAGGACGACGTCATCCGTGCGGCCGAACAGGAGGGCGCGCCGGCGGACGTGTTGCGGGCGTTGCGGGCGCTGCCGCCGGTGGACTACGCCAACGGCGTCGAGGTGGCCCGGTCGGCCGGGATCGACGCGGCCCCCGAGGTGGACCCGTCGCAGCGGGCGGCCCAGGCGCGGGACCCGCACACGCGCGTCTCGCAGCACCTGCGCGGCATCTGA
- a CDS encoding pirin family protein, producing MDRTESMPAQTLPPGVGATDPGSVLLPGHDVPLGRYTTVRRLLPQRQRRMVGAWCFVDHFGPDDVAERPGMEVPPHPHTGLQTVTWLLDGEILHRDSLGNVQPIRPGQLNVMTSGRGIAHSERSPLVHPPLMHGVQLWVALPDPARAGDPDFAHHAELPRWRDGDWDLTLLVGELGAERSPAVAYTPLLGAQLEARGPAPATLPLRPDFEYGLLAMSGSAEVDGVALAPGALLYLGAGRTALTVRAAPGSRLLLLGGTPFEEPLVMWWNFVGRSHEEIAAAREDWAAGRRFGTVADDAAAPLPAPALPTTRLKARDRSGGVRG from the coding sequence GTGGACCGCACCGAATCGATGCCCGCGCAGACGCTCCCACCCGGCGTCGGCGCCACCGACCCGGGCAGCGTGCTGCTGCCCGGCCACGACGTCCCCCTCGGCCGCTACACCACGGTGCGCCGGCTGCTGCCGCAGCGGCAGCGGCGGATGGTCGGCGCGTGGTGCTTCGTCGACCACTTCGGTCCGGACGACGTGGCCGAGCGGCCGGGCATGGAGGTGCCGCCGCACCCGCACACCGGGCTGCAGACCGTCACCTGGCTGCTCGACGGCGAGATCCTGCACCGCGACAGCCTCGGCAACGTGCAGCCGATCCGGCCCGGCCAGCTCAACGTGATGACCTCCGGGCGGGGCATCGCCCATTCGGAGCGCTCGCCGCTGGTCCACCCGCCGCTGATGCACGGCGTGCAGCTGTGGGTCGCGCTGCCCGACCCGGCCCGCGCCGGCGACCCCGACTTCGCCCACCACGCCGAGCTGCCCCGCTGGCGCGACGGCGACTGGGACCTGACGCTGCTCGTCGGCGAACTCGGTGCGGAACGCTCGCCCGCGGTCGCGTACACCCCGCTGCTCGGCGCGCAGCTCGAGGCCCGCGGGCCGGCGCCGGCCACGCTGCCGCTGCGCCCCGATTTCGAGTACGGCCTGCTGGCGATGTCTGGTTCGGCCGAGGTGGACGGTGTGGCGCTGGCCCCAGGTGCGCTGCTCTACCTGGGCGCCGGCCGGACGGCGCTGACCGTGCGCGCGGCGCCCGGCAGCCGGCTGCTGCTGCTCGGCGGCACCCCGTTCGAGGAGCCGCTGGTGATGTGGTGGAACTTCGTCGGCCGCTCGCACGAGGAGATCGCCGCCGCCCGGGAGGACTGGGCGGCCGGCCGCCGCTTCGGCACGGTCGCCGACGACGCGGCGGCTCCACTGCCCGCCCCCGCGCTGCCCACCACCCGGCTCAAGGCCCGCGACCGCAGCGGCGGCGTACGCGGCTGA
- a CDS encoding MazG-like family protein encodes MDDMIWTSARDARAWLDAANGTGDTELTCRILKLGEETGEVAAAWIGTLGQNPRKGVTHTRAEVAAELADVAFTALVAIESLGLDAHATLSACGAKVQARLSGGGMNRDGDPPV; translated from the coding sequence GTGGACGACATGATCTGGACCTCGGCGCGGGACGCCCGGGCCTGGCTGGACGCCGCCAACGGCACCGGCGACACGGAGCTGACCTGCCGCATCCTCAAGCTCGGCGAGGAGACCGGCGAGGTGGCCGCGGCGTGGATCGGCACGCTCGGGCAGAACCCGCGCAAGGGCGTGACGCACACCCGGGCCGAGGTGGCCGCCGAGCTGGCCGACGTGGCGTTCACCGCGCTGGTCGCGATCGAGAGCCTCGGCCTCGACGCGCACGCCACGCTCAGCGCCTGCGGGGCCAAGGTGCAGGCTCGACTGTCCGGGGGCGGAATGAACCGCGACGGAGACCCGCCCGTATGA
- a CDS encoding DUF2267 domain-containing protein, whose product MDHHTFVVRVARLSGTAEDRAATLTAATLETLAERLTGGEALDLAAQLPKPLWGMLDPHPGTEAAERFGAAEFVARVARRADCDENTARGAARAVFTTLREAISGGEFSDVVVQLPRDYRDMVEPALAPAATRRR is encoded by the coding sequence ATGGACCACCACACGTTCGTCGTCCGGGTCGCGCGGCTCTCCGGGACCGCCGAGGACCGGGCCGCGACGCTCACCGCCGCCACGCTGGAGACGCTGGCCGAGCGGCTGACCGGCGGCGAGGCGCTGGACCTCGCCGCGCAACTGCCGAAGCCGCTGTGGGGGATGCTCGACCCGCACCCAGGCACCGAGGCGGCCGAGCGGTTCGGCGCGGCCGAGTTCGTCGCCCGGGTCGCCCGGCGGGCGGACTGCGACGAGAACACCGCCCGTGGCGCGGCGCGGGCGGTGTTCACCACGCTGCGCGAGGCCATCAGCGGCGGCGAGTTCTCCGACGTCGTGGTGCAGTTGCCCCGCGACTACCGGGACATGGTGGAACCGGCGCTCGCGCCGGCCGCCACCCGCCGCCGCTGA
- the gdhA gene encoding NADP-specific glutamate dehydrogenase, translated as MPETVETVFAKVVARNPGEPEFHQAVREVLESIGPALHRNPEYAGVVERVCEPERQVIFRVPWEDDHGRVRVNRGFRVEFNSALGPFKGGLRFHPSVYLGIVKFLGFEQIFKNALTGLPIGGGKGGADFDPKGRSDREVMRFCQSFMTELYRHIGAQTDVPAGDVGVGGREIGYLFGQYKRITNRYEAGVLTGKGLAYGGAQVRREATGYGAVFFAEEMLKQTGDSLDGKRVVVSGSGNVAIYAVEKVHQLGGTVVACSDSDGYVLDEKGIDLALLRELKEERRARLDDYVTHVPHAVAVSGRTVWEVPCDLALPCATQNEIGGAEAAALVAGGCVAVVEGANMPTTPEAVRILGRAGVRFAPGKAANAGGVAVSALEMQQNASRDSWTFARSEQRLREIMRDVHDRCWATAEEYGLPGDYVAGANINGFRRVAEAMLAHGLV; from the coding sequence ATGCCGGAGACCGTCGAGACGGTGTTCGCCAAGGTGGTCGCGCGGAACCCGGGCGAGCCCGAGTTCCACCAGGCGGTCCGGGAGGTGCTGGAGAGCATCGGTCCGGCGCTGCACCGCAACCCCGAGTACGCCGGGGTGGTCGAGCGGGTCTGCGAGCCGGAGCGGCAGGTCATCTTCCGGGTGCCGTGGGAGGACGACCACGGCCGCGTCCGGGTGAACCGCGGCTTCCGGGTGGAGTTCAACAGCGCGCTCGGCCCGTTCAAGGGCGGGCTGCGGTTCCACCCGTCGGTCTACCTGGGCATCGTGAAGTTCCTCGGATTCGAGCAGATCTTCAAGAACGCGCTGACCGGGCTACCGATCGGCGGCGGCAAGGGCGGTGCCGACTTCGACCCGAAGGGTCGCTCCGACCGGGAGGTGATGCGGTTCTGCCAGAGCTTCATGACCGAGCTGTACCGCCACATCGGCGCGCAGACCGACGTGCCCGCCGGGGACGTCGGGGTGGGCGGCCGGGAGATCGGCTACCTGTTCGGGCAGTACAAGCGGATTACCAACCGGTACGAGGCCGGCGTGCTCACCGGCAAGGGACTCGCGTACGGGGGCGCGCAGGTGCGGCGGGAGGCGACCGGGTACGGCGCGGTCTTCTTCGCCGAGGAGATGCTCAAGCAGACCGGGGACAGCCTGGACGGCAAGCGGGTGGTGGTGTCCGGCTCCGGGAACGTGGCCATCTACGCGGTGGAGAAGGTGCACCAGCTCGGCGGCACGGTGGTGGCGTGCTCCGACTCGGACGGGTACGTGCTGGACGAGAAGGGCATCGACCTGGCGCTGCTGCGCGAGCTGAAGGAGGAGCGCCGGGCCCGGCTCGACGACTACGTGACGCACGTGCCGCACGCGGTCGCGGTCTCCGGTCGTACCGTCTGGGAGGTGCCCTGCGACCTGGCGCTGCCGTGCGCGACGCAGAACGAGATCGGCGGCGCGGAGGCCGCCGCGCTGGTCGCCGGCGGTTGTGTCGCCGTGGTGGAGGGGGCGAACATGCCCACCACGCCGGAGGCGGTGCGGATCCTCGGGCGGGCCGGGGTGCGGTTCGCGCCGGGCAAGGCGGCCAACGCCGGCGGGGTGGCGGTGAGCGCGCTGGAGATGCAGCAGAACGCCAGCCGGGACTCGTGGACGTTCGCCCGCTCGGAGCAGCGGCTGCGCGAGATCATGCGGGACGTGCACGACAGGTGCTGGGCCACCGCCGAGGAGTACGGCCTGCCCGGCGACTACGTGGCCGGCGCGAACATCAACGGGTTCCGGCGGGTGGCCGAGGCGATGCTGGCACACGGTCTGGTGTGA
- a CDS encoding serine/threonine-protein kinase has translation MSPFSPALRLHDRYVLRERIGLGGMSEVWRADDEVLHRPVAVKALAGRLAADPHLRATIQREARAAARLTHPHVTQVYDYGEATLPGGVVTPYLVMELVQGQTLADRLAGGPLAWPDAVRTAGQVAAALAAAHRIGVVHRDVKPANVMLTETGAKVLDFGIAAPAGPQHPAAGPAGEPLAGTPAYFAPERLDPGPTHPAGDVYALGVLLYRSLTGRPPLPVRSWDDVVELRDRRPPVPPPRVPGLPADVADLVLACLAVDPSRRPTAAEVADRLGAGRPVDPPTAILPTMTPATHPPTLVERPPARAASPAVRAEVPPNRLTGALVAGAVVLLLALVGALVLDGRSGPSPTAAPTATPTGRPSAVAPPAAPPAAARPTPTRASAPAPVTARQLRDRFADLLDRAQAVRLVDRKTADDLRKKATELDRGRPKERAKRIEDLHERIEDAVDDDKLDGTTAAALRELLDAYDRLRGGDQG, from the coding sequence ATGTCGCCGTTCAGTCCCGCCCTCCGGCTGCACGACCGGTACGTCCTGCGCGAACGCATCGGGCTCGGCGGCATGTCCGAGGTGTGGCGCGCCGACGACGAGGTGCTGCACCGCCCGGTCGCGGTCAAGGCGCTCGCCGGCCGGCTCGCCGCCGACCCGCACCTGCGCGCCACCATCCAGCGCGAGGCCCGCGCCGCGGCGCGACTCACCCACCCGCACGTGACCCAGGTGTACGACTACGGCGAGGCGACGCTGCCCGGCGGCGTGGTGACGCCGTACCTGGTGATGGAGCTGGTGCAGGGTCAGACGCTCGCCGACCGGCTCGCCGGCGGCCCGCTGGCCTGGCCGGACGCGGTCCGTACGGCCGGGCAGGTCGCCGCCGCGCTGGCCGCCGCGCACCGGATCGGCGTGGTGCACCGCGACGTCAAGCCGGCCAACGTGATGCTCACCGAGACCGGCGCGAAGGTGCTCGACTTCGGCATCGCCGCGCCGGCCGGCCCGCAGCACCCGGCGGCCGGACCGGCCGGCGAGCCGCTGGCCGGCACCCCGGCGTACTTCGCCCCGGAACGGCTCGACCCCGGCCCGACCCACCCGGCCGGCGACGTGTACGCGCTCGGTGTCCTGCTCTACCGCAGCCTCACCGGCCGGCCCCCGCTGCCGGTGCGGAGCTGGGACGACGTGGTCGAGCTGCGCGACCGCCGGCCGCCGGTGCCGCCGCCCCGGGTGCCCGGGCTGCCCGCCGACGTCGCCGACCTGGTCCTGGCCTGCCTGGCGGTGGACCCGTCCCGCCGTCCCACCGCCGCCGAGGTGGCCGACCGGCTGGGCGCGGGACGCCCGGTGGACCCGCCGACCGCGATCCTGCCCACCATGACCCCGGCGACCCATCCGCCGACGCTTGTCGAGCGGCCCCCGGCGCGTGCCGCGTCACCGGCCGTCCGCGCGGAGGTGCCGCCGAACCGGCTGACCGGGGCGCTGGTCGCCGGCGCGGTCGTGCTGCTGCTCGCGCTCGTCGGCGCCCTGGTGCTCGACGGCCGCTCCGGTCCGTCGCCCACCGCCGCGCCCACCGCCACGCCGACCGGCCGCCCGAGCGCCGTCGCCCCGCCGGCTGCCCCGCCGGCCGCCGCCCGGCCGACGCCGACCCGCGCGAGCGCACCCGCGCCGGTCACCGCGCGCCAGCTCCGGGACCGGTTCGCCGACCTGCTGGACCGGGCCCAGGCGGTCCGGCTGGTCGACCGCAAGACCGCCGACGACCTGCGGAAGAAGGCCACCGAGCTGGACCGGGGCCGGCCGAAGGAGCGGGCCAAGCGGATCGAGGACCTGCACGAGCGGATCGAGGACGCGGTCGACGACGACAAGCTCGACGGGACCACCGCCGCCGCGCTGCGGGAGCTGCTCGACGCCTACGACCGCCTGCGCGGCGGCGACCAGGGCTGA
- a CDS encoding GGDEF domain-containing protein — protein sequence MPDPMTVASGISAAGALLSAWQLRRRALRAESELELLQAELAAERHAASHDPLTGLPNRRAFFRLAAALLTDPVGQPLVAVVLDLDDFKQINDRFGHAAGDQVLVSVAQRLAAFAGNNLVARLGGDEFAGLLASPTADRRWIEHATRRLYEALAAPIPLGGRSIRVTASVGLAPVHGPAHLTDALCRADAAMYEAKTLGAARAPRQLVAEH from the coding sequence GTGCCGGACCCGATGACCGTCGCCTCCGGCATCTCCGCCGCCGGCGCGCTGCTCTCCGCCTGGCAACTGCGCCGGCGGGCCCTGCGCGCCGAGTCCGAACTCGAACTGCTCCAGGCCGAGCTGGCCGCCGAACGGCACGCGGCCAGCCACGACCCGCTGACCGGGCTGCCCAACCGCCGCGCGTTCTTCCGGCTGGCCGCCGCCCTGCTCACCGACCCCGTCGGGCAGCCCCTGGTGGCGGTGGTGCTCGACCTCGACGACTTCAAGCAGATCAACGACCGCTTCGGGCACGCCGCCGGCGACCAGGTCCTGGTCAGCGTCGCCCAGCGGCTGGCCGCGTTCGCCGGCAACAACCTGGTGGCCCGCCTCGGCGGCGACGAGTTCGCCGGCCTGCTGGCCAGCCCGACGGCCGACCGGCGCTGGATCGAGCACGCCACCCGCCGGCTCTACGAGGCGCTCGCCGCGCCGATCCCGCTCGGTGGCCGCAGCATCCGGGTCACCGCCTCGGTCGGGCTCGCCCCGGTCCACGGCCCCGCGCACCTCACCGACGCGCTGTGCCGCGCCGACGCCGCCATGTACGAGGCGAAGACGCTCGGTGCCGCCCGCGCGCCCCGCCAACTCGTCGCCGAGCACTGA
- a CDS encoding DedA family protein yields the protein MIGNAQLLAGPRVSAARAAEPAGEGPVGWVTGLVERLGGPGAGLAVALENLFPPIPSEVILPLAGFTASQGRMSLFGAIAWTTLGSVLGALALYYVGAALGRDRMRALAARLPLIKLDDVDRTEAWFLRHGVKAVFFGRMIPIFRSLISIPAGVERMPVPVFLLFTALGSLIWNTAFVLAGYLLGENWHVVEAYVGTLQNVVILAVVAGVGWFVVSRVRRSRRTAADPGTPPRPGTVYRGGWYGTDED from the coding sequence ATGATCGGAAACGCACAGCTGCTCGCCGGCCCCCGGGTGAGCGCCGCGCGGGCCGCCGAGCCCGCCGGCGAGGGACCCGTCGGCTGGGTCACCGGCCTGGTCGAACGACTCGGTGGCCCCGGCGCCGGCCTCGCGGTGGCCCTGGAGAACCTGTTCCCGCCCATCCCCAGCGAGGTCATCCTGCCGCTGGCCGGGTTCACCGCCAGCCAGGGCAGGATGAGCCTGTTCGGCGCGATCGCCTGGACCACGCTCGGGTCGGTGCTGGGCGCGCTGGCGCTCTACTACGTCGGCGCGGCGCTCGGGCGGGACCGGATGCGCGCCCTGGCCGCGCGGCTGCCGCTGATCAAGCTGGACGACGTGGACCGCACCGAGGCGTGGTTCCTGCGCCACGGCGTCAAGGCGGTGTTCTTCGGCCGGATGATCCCGATCTTCCGCAGCCTGATCTCGATCCCGGCCGGCGTGGAACGGATGCCGGTGCCGGTGTTCCTGCTCTTCACCGCGCTGGGCAGCCTGATCTGGAACACCGCGTTCGTGCTCGCCGGCTACCTGCTGGGCGAGAACTGGCACGTGGTCGAGGCGTACGTCGGCACCCTGCAGAACGTGGTCATCCTGGCGGTGGTGGCCGGGGTGGGCTGGTTCGTGGTGAGCCGGGTGCGCCGGTCCCGCCGGACCGCCGCCGACCCGGGCACCCCACCCCGGCCGGGCACCGTCTACCGGGGCGGCTGGTACGGCACGGACGAGGACTGA
- a CDS encoding helix-turn-helix domain-containing protein, with the protein MATVPVEGGPTSGPTVLRMLLGAQLRRLREGAAVSRESAGWEIRSSESKISRMELGRVGFKERDVADLLTLYGVAAEEDRAALLKLARDANSPGWWHRYGDVLPSWFQSYLGLEAAAALIRTYEVQFVPGLLQTAAYAREVILLGHRGAAPAELDRRVDLRMERQELLRRADPPQLWAVLDEAALRRPIGGPAVMREQLDALIEATAAPHVRLQIVPFTAGGHAAASGAFSILRFGDEDLPDIVYIEQLTSAIYLDKRDDLDYYAEAMERLCVEAAPPERTRELLARIRDELYPA; encoded by the coding sequence GTGGCGACGGTGCCCGTCGAGGGCGGACCGACAAGCGGTCCGACGGTGCTGCGCATGCTGCTCGGGGCGCAGCTACGCCGGCTGCGCGAGGGCGCCGCGGTCAGCCGGGAGAGCGCCGGCTGGGAGATCCGCTCCTCCGAATCCAAGATCAGCCGGATGGAGCTGGGTCGGGTCGGCTTCAAGGAACGCGACGTCGCCGACCTGCTCACGCTCTACGGCGTCGCGGCGGAGGAGGACCGCGCCGCGCTGCTCAAGCTCGCCCGGGACGCCAACAGCCCGGGGTGGTGGCACCGCTACGGCGACGTGCTGCCGAGCTGGTTCCAGTCCTACCTGGGGCTGGAGGCCGCCGCCGCGCTGATCCGCACGTACGAGGTGCAGTTCGTGCCGGGCCTGCTGCAGACCGCCGCGTACGCGCGGGAGGTGATCCTGCTCGGGCACCGCGGCGCGGCGCCGGCGGAGCTGGACCGGCGGGTGGACCTGCGGATGGAACGTCAGGAGCTGCTGCGCCGCGCCGACCCACCGCAGTTGTGGGCGGTGCTGGACGAGGCGGCGCTGCGCCGGCCGATCGGCGGCCCCGCGGTGATGCGCGAGCAACTCGACGCGCTGATCGAGGCGACCGCCGCGCCGCACGTGCGGCTCCAGATCGTCCCGTTCACCGCCGGCGGGCACGCCGCCGCCAGCGGCGCGTTCAGCATCCTGCGCTTCGGCGACGAGGACCTGCCCGACATCGTCTACATCGAGCAGCTGACCAGCGCCATCTACCTCGACAAGCGCGACGACCTCGACTACTACGCGGAGGCGATGGAGCGGCTGTGCGTGGAGGCCGCGCCGCCGGAACGCACCCGGGAGCTGCTGGCCCGCATCCGCGACGAGCTGTACCCGGCCTGA
- a CDS encoding carbon-nitrogen hydrolase family protein produces MRTPLRIAVAQPLTRAEDVAGNAERHAAAVRAAGTRVVVFPELSLTGYELAAAPLDPADDRLAALRAACAGTGTLALAGAPVAGPHIAVLAVDGEGARVAYRKMFLGGAEPQRFRPGREPAVLVVDGWRLGLAVCKDTGTPAHAAATAALGADAYLAGVLESADDAAVPDERARRVAAAHGVWVATASFAGSTGGGYARAAGGSGVWSPAGVPVARAGAAPGELVTATLH; encoded by the coding sequence ATGCGTACGCCGCTGCGGATCGCGGTCGCCCAGCCGCTCACCCGCGCCGAGGACGTCGCCGGCAACGCGGAGCGGCACGCCGCCGCGGTGCGGGCCGCCGGCACCCGGGTGGTGGTCTTCCCCGAGCTGTCCCTGACCGGGTACGAGCTGGCCGCCGCGCCGCTGGACCCGGCCGACGACCGCCTCGCCGCGCTGCGGGCCGCGTGTGCCGGGACCGGGACGCTGGCGCTGGCCGGCGCGCCGGTGGCCGGACCGCACATCGCGGTGCTCGCGGTCGACGGCGAGGGCGCGCGGGTCGCGTACCGGAAGATGTTCCTCGGTGGCGCGGAGCCGCAGCGGTTCCGGCCGGGCCGGGAGCCGGCGGTGCTCGTCGTCGACGGCTGGCGGCTGGGCCTGGCGGTCTGCAAGGACACCGGGACGCCGGCGCACGCGGCGGCGACCGCGGCGCTCGGCGCGGACGCCTACCTGGCCGGGGTGCTGGAGTCGGCCGACGACGCGGCGGTGCCGGACGAACGCGCCCGCCGGGTCGCCGCCGCGCACGGCGTGTGGGTGGCGACGGCGAGCTTCGCCGGGTCGACCGGCGGCGGATACGCGCGGGCGGCCGGCGGCTCGGGCGTCTGGTCACCGGCCGGCGTGCCGGTGGCGCGCGCCGGTGCCGCCCCCGGCGAGCTGGTCACCGCCACCCTGCACTGA
- a CDS encoding alpha/beta hydrolase family protein — translation MQTSPTRRLLAAGAALVLALGLAGAAPAAATGRDDGGQPLPGYTIVNPPLPPLVVDGAPTTVRQGVHAHAGYVVEVPARWNGDLVMWAHGYRGQGTELSPETPAFDLRQRLLAQGYAWASSSYDRNGYDIRSGVLGTRSLADLFARTVRRPHRVLIAGVSMGGHVIGRSLEQYPGYYAGALPMCGVLGDQELFDYFLDYNLVAQALTGVRAYPPPADYLTNAVPRIQVATGLAGLTPTGPDTTNALGKQLRAVTVNRSGGPRPGADAAFAVWKDFLFGIATTDGGDSPAQRPGQLATNLFTRYTPNEPVNLNATVQRVAPENLRQRLSPALTEVPRIAGRPGVPVLSLHDLGDLFVPFGMEQAYARDVAWHGRSRLLVQRAVRAAQHCEFSPAEAGAAWDDLTRWVRTGKRPAGDPVTDARAVAAADFGCRFSDPAAWTAGTGTRRLYPACQSSSVPYQPPR, via the coding sequence ATGCAGACCTCACCCACCCGCCGGCTGCTCGCCGCCGGCGCCGCCCTCGTGCTCGCGCTCGGCCTGGCCGGCGCGGCGCCCGCCGCCGCCACCGGCCGCGACGACGGCGGCCAGCCGCTGCCCGGCTACACCATCGTCAACCCGCCGCTGCCGCCGCTGGTGGTGGACGGCGCCCCGACCACCGTCCGGCAGGGCGTGCACGCACACGCCGGCTACGTCGTCGAGGTCCCGGCCAGGTGGAACGGCGACCTGGTGATGTGGGCGCACGGATACCGCGGCCAGGGCACCGAACTCTCCCCCGAGACGCCCGCCTTCGACCTGCGGCAGCGCCTGCTGGCCCAGGGGTACGCCTGGGCGTCCTCCTCCTACGACCGCAACGGCTACGACATCCGCTCCGGCGTGCTGGGCACCCGGTCCCTGGCCGACCTGTTCGCCCGCACCGTGCGGCGGCCGCACCGGGTGCTCATCGCCGGCGTCTCCATGGGCGGGCACGTCATCGGCCGCTCGCTGGAGCAGTACCCCGGCTACTACGCCGGCGCGCTGCCGATGTGCGGGGTGCTCGGCGACCAGGAGCTGTTCGACTACTTCCTCGACTACAACCTGGTCGCGCAGGCGCTCACCGGGGTGCGCGCCTACCCGCCGCCGGCCGACTACCTGACCAACGCGGTGCCCCGGATCCAGGTGGCGACCGGGCTGGCCGGCCTCACCCCCACCGGCCCGGACACCACCAACGCGCTCGGCAAGCAACTGCGCGCGGTCACCGTGAACCGCTCCGGCGGCCCCCGACCGGGCGCCGACGCCGCGTTCGCGGTCTGGAAGGACTTCCTGTTCGGCATCGCCACCACCGACGGCGGCGACTCCCCCGCGCAGCGCCCCGGGCAGCTCGCCACCAACCTGTTCACCCGCTACACCCCGAACGAGCCGGTGAACCTGAACGCCACCGTGCAGCGGGTCGCCCCGGAGAACCTGCGCCAGCGGCTGTCGCCGGCCCTGACCGAGGTCCCCCGGATCGCCGGCCGACCGGGCGTTCCGGTGCTCAGCCTGCACGACCTCGGCGACCTGTTCGTCCCGTTCGGCATGGAGCAGGCGTACGCCCGGGACGTGGCTTGGCACGGGAGGTCCCGGCTGCTGGTGCAGCGGGCGGTGCGGGCCGCGCAGCACTGCGAGTTCAGCCCGGCCGAGGCCGGCGCCGCCTGGGACGACCTGACCCGCTGGGTGCGCACCGGCAAGCGTCCGGCCGGCGACCCGGTCACCGACGCGCGGGCGGTGGCGGCGGCCGACTTCGGCTGCCGGTTCAGCGACCCGGCCGCGTGGACCGCCGGCACCGGCACCCGCCGCCTCTACCCGGCCTGTCAGTCCTCGTCCGTGCCGTACCAGCCGCCCCGGTAG
- a CDS encoding SAM-dependent methyltransferase, with the protein MTSETSGTATEPGHPADRIDTSVAHPARRYNYWLGGKDNFQADRESGDAMAAAFPTIRLSAQENRRFLRRAVRHLAAEAGIRQFLDIGTGIPTADNTHEVAQGVDPRARVVYVDNDPIVLAHARALLTSTPEGATAYLDADLRDPERILAHPELRRTLDLTRPVALMLVAVLHFVPDTDDPYATVTRLLDALPPGSYLAASHATHDHLPAHLAAEAKAAARGGGPHGVINLRGRDEFVRFFDGLDLVEPGVCSVAEWRADGEPEPRPTVVDVSMYGGVARKS; encoded by the coding sequence TTGACCAGCGAAACGAGCGGCACGGCGACCGAGCCGGGCCACCCGGCCGACCGGATCGACACGTCCGTGGCGCACCCGGCCCGGCGCTACAACTACTGGCTGGGCGGCAAGGACAACTTCCAGGCCGACCGCGAGTCCGGCGACGCGATGGCCGCCGCGTTCCCCACCATCCGGCTCAGCGCCCAGGAGAACCGGCGGTTCCTGCGGCGCGCGGTGCGGCACCTGGCCGCCGAGGCGGGGATCCGCCAGTTCCTCGACATCGGCACCGGCATCCCCACCGCGGACAACACCCACGAGGTGGCGCAGGGCGTCGACCCGCGCGCCCGGGTGGTCTACGTCGACAACGACCCGATCGTGCTGGCCCACGCCCGGGCGCTGCTCACCAGCACGCCCGAGGGCGCCACCGCCTACCTCGACGCCGACCTGCGCGACCCGGAGCGGATCCTCGCCCACCCCGAGCTGCGTCGCACGCTCGACCTCACCCGACCGGTGGCGCTGATGCTGGTGGCGGTGCTGCACTTCGTGCCGGACACCGACGACCCCTACGCCACGGTCACCCGGCTGCTGGACGCGCTGCCGCCGGGCAGCTACCTGGCCGCCTCGCACGCCACCCACGACCACCTGCCGGCGCACCTCGCCGCCGAGGCGAAGGCGGCCGCCCGCGGCGGCGGTCCGCACGGCGTGATCAACCTGCGCGGCCGGGACGAGTTCGTGCGCTTCTTCGACGGCCTCGACCTGGTCGAGCCGGGCGTCTGCTCGGTGGCCGAGTGGCGTGCCGACGGCGAGCCCGAGCCGCGCCCCACGGTGGTCGACGTGAGCATGTACGGCGGGGTCGCCCGCAAGTCCTGA
- a CDS encoding DUF397 domain-containing protein: MQSPPNGVPVPHLPPMRWLKSRRSNPSGNCVELAELPGGGGIAVRNSRHPEGPALIYTVDEIAAFVLGARDGDFDHLIPPSRTRD; this comes from the coding sequence ATGCAATCGCCCCCCAACGGCGTGCCCGTGCCCCACCTGCCCCCGATGCGCTGGCTGAAGAGCCGCCGCAGCAATCCCAGCGGCAACTGCGTCGAGCTGGCCGAGCTGCCCGGCGGTGGGGGCATCGCGGTGCGCAACTCCCGCCACCCGGAGGGGCCGGCGCTGATCTACACCGTGGACGAGATCGCGGCGTTCGTGCTCGGTGCCCGGGACGGGGACTTCGACCACCTGATCCCGCCGTCCCGTACACGGGACTAA